The genomic interval AGTCGATCAGGGCCGACATGCAGGAAGTGCCTCAGATTCGGGCTTTGTGGGATCGTGGCGAACCCTCCCCAACCTACGTTTTTCGACGCGGTGATTATCAACAGCCCGGACGACTGGTTGGTCCGGGAGTTCCCGCTGTTCTGACCGACGGCAGGACACCGTTTGAGCCGGTCGAGCCGTGGCCCGGGGCTGGAAAAACGGGACGACGACTGGCTTTCGCCAGATGGTTGATCCAACACGATCATCCGCTCACAGCGAGGGTTATGGTGAACCGTATCTGGAAACACCACTTTGGACGCGGCATTGTCGCGTCACTGGACAATTTCGGAAAACTGGGCGACCGACCGACTCATCCGGAACTGCTTGACTGGCTGGCCCGGGAATTCGTCAACAGTGGCTGGAGCGTCAAACACATGCATCGCCTGATCCTGACGTCGCGAACATGGCGGCAGTCGTCAGTCGTCTCAGACGACCACCTTGCTGTCGATCCTGACAACAAATGGATCTCTCGGATGTCCCTGCGCCGAATGGAAGCGGAAGAAATTCGCGACACACTGATTTGTATCGCCGATGCGCTCGATGATACGCCATTTGGCAAACCGGACGAGGTCAGTGTCGCGAGCGACGGTCTGGTCATGGCTGTTCCCCGGAAAGAGAAATACCGCCGAAGCGTCTATCTCCGCCAGCGTCGAAAGGAGATGCCAACGTTTCTGGAGACCTTTGATTTGCCGCAAATGAACCCGGCTTGCCAGATTCGCGCCAATTCCAATGTTGCGCAACAGGCGTTGTACCTGCTGAACAACCAGATGGTGCGGAGTCTGTCCGCTCGTTTTGCGGCAGGTCTTGATGAAACAGCAATGGAGTCGGATTCGAAAATTCAACGCCTGTATCTTGCGGCTTTGTCCCGGCGACCGACTCAGGAAGAACTGGATTTTGGACGCAGAACGCTCGGCGAACTCGAAGAAAAATGGGCTGAATACTCTTCTGAACAAACTGAAGAAAAGAATGGTGATCCTGCACAGGAAGCGCTTCGTGTTTACTGTCACACGATTCTTAATTCCGCCGGATTTCTGTACATTGACTAACCACCCTGTGACCATTGGAGATTCAGGTTTTTGATTTACCTGAACCATGGTGTTCAAGCGGCTGTGAAGCCCTGGGGAGACTGACGTGCTGTTTCAAAATCACGACGCGGCTCAATCGCGGCGGCGGTTCTTTCACCGAGCTGCCCATGGCACGATGGGAGCCGCACTGGCGTACCTTGCCAATCGTGACGCTACCGGACGCGATACGATTTCCGGTGTCGATGGCATTCGACCCGCGACCGACGGTCCTCGGCGGATTTATGACTTCCAGCCGCGCCAGACTCACTTTCCGGCGAAGGCCAAAGCTGTGATCCACCTGTTCATGAACGGTGGGCCAAGTCAGGTCGATCTGTTTGATCCGAAGCCTGAACTGGACCGGCGTCACGGCCAGCCGTATTTCAATGAGATCGCTCAGGATGTGTCATCCCCGGAGTCGGCAGGTGGACTGCTGCGAAGTCCGTTTCAGTTTGATCGGTACGGAGAGAGTGGCGCATGGGTTTCCGATGTGATGCCGCATCTTCAAAAGCATGTCGATAAAATCGCCATTATCCGGTCGATGTACAATTCACACTCGAACCATGAACCCGCATTATTCAAGATCCATTCCGGTCGACTGCTGCCGGGGAGACCTTCCGTCGGCGCATGGATTGCCTACGGTCTGGGAAGTGTCAATCAGAACCTTCCTGCATACGTTGTTCTGGATGACCCGCTTGGACTGCCCGTCAATACGGTGCAAAGCTGGCAGAACGGCTTTCTTCCCCCGGTCTACCAGGGAACTCGCATTCGTTCACAGGGTTCCCCCATCCTGAACCTTCACGCACAGAATGCGGATCCGGATCCGATTGTCCGGATGCAGCGTGACCTGTTGCGCCGAATTGACAACATTCATCGAAAGCAGCGACCCAACAATCTGGAACTGGATGCAAGAATCAGCAGCTACGAGCTCGCTGCCCGAATGCAGCTTGAAGCAGCAGACGTTCTTGATATCAGCCAGGAGTCCCAGGCAACACTGAAAGCATATGGCGTTGGTAACGAGACGACCGATTCCTACGCTCGACGGTGCATTATGGCACGCCGTATGGTCGAACGTGGTGTGAGGTTCGTGCAACTGTACATCAATGGCCAGATCTGGGATAACCATTCGGATATCAGCAATGCGCTTCCGTCGGCCTGTAATCGCACGGACCAGCCCGTGGCCCAGCTGCTTGAGGACCTTCAGCAACGTGGGCTTCTGGACGACGTTCTTGTCGTCTGGGGAGGAGAATTCGGTCGACTTCCGATCGCTCAGGTGAGCGATAAAACCAAGATGAAGGTGGCCGGCCGCGACCACGGTCCACGTGGGTTTTCACTTTGGATGGCCGGCGGGGGAATCAAACCTGGAGTCAGTTACGGTAATACCGACGATCTTGGCTTCGCAGCCGTCGAGAACCCGGTCAGTATTGCTGACTGGCATGCCACAATCCTCCATCAGCTCGGGCTCCACCACGAAGATCTGTTCTTCGAACGAAACGGACTGAAGGAAAAGTTAACCGACACCTTCAAGCCGCGCATCGTCCGGGAGATTCTGGTTTAGGCGGTGGTGCCTAACGGTGGACGGCTCAGTTCGGAGTGCTAACGTCCGGTTCGCGATCTGACGCAGGAAGTTGGGGGACTCACGTCTCCCGCTCACCAGGGTAATTTGGTGGTGTTGCTCACCATTGTGCGTCAATCAGCAATCCGTTGAAGGCCGTTTTTCCTGCTGATTTCTCTACAGCAGCCGTTTCAGACAGCACGCGGTTGCCTGAAACGAGTGGGGGATGACGACTGTTGTTCGAATTTGCGGCCTTTATGTTTACAGATACCGGATCTTCGTATCCGTGATTGGTGTCAGTGCTGAGAACCTCGCTTGGTGTTTCGCAGCCGGAGTGACTCCGCGGTGTGCTGATCAATTTCGGTACCAGTCAACTTTGAGGAACCATCGTGTTAACCCTGAAATCAGAATTCCCCCGTGATTTCTCCTCCGGCACGTGTTCCCACGGCCCGCCAGATATTCAGGTCAATGTTTTCTGAAACGGAACGGACCGAGCCGTCGACGAGAGCTGCCTGCACGATACCGGGGTGGTGACTGCGAGACGTAATCACAGCATAGCTGGCGTTTCCGCTGATGCCCTGGTTGCCTTCCTGCCATGAGTTGTAGTCGCAGTCAAATGTCTGCGAGCCATCGGTACATGGAACGACAGAATTGGGAGTCATGACGGTAGTGAAACCATGATGATGGACGCGTCCGTCAGGCCATTCGGTATGCCCCGTGTTTTTGAACTGGATGCCACTGGCGGCTGCGGCTTCTGCCTCTTCGATTCCGGCCGGCACAGCTGTTGTCGCCGGTCCGCCGTTGCGTCGATACGGTTGCCATGCCTTGACTTCACTGACCAGCAGTGTGTTACTGAACCCGTCGGTGATTGCTGCCGCACTTAGCCCGGCATTCGGGAAGAAGACTCCGTCTCCACCGTTTCCTGTTACCGGGTCATAGACAAACCAGGTGCCAAAATTAAATCCGTAGTTGGTGGGATAAAGAGTAACTTTACCACTCCCAGGATCCCGTGCTTCGTCACTTCGAGGATCTGAGGGACAGACGTAGACAGGAATCTTCAGGCCGTCGATTGCTGTCTGAAAGTCCCAGGCTTCGGTTAGATCCACGGAATTATACAGATTGCTTTGGTCGAGAAACGGCAGGATACGGCCATGCACGCTCCACGAGCCATTGTTTCCGGTTACCGTGATTTCAGGATTGATACAGGCACTGGGTGGCAGTACCAGAGCCACTTCCATGTAGTTGTGAACTGCCAGGGAAATCTGTTTTAGGTTGTTTTTGCATGTCGTTCTTCGGGCAGCTTCCCGAGCCTGCTGCACCGCCGGCAACAGCAGCGACAACAGAATCGCGATGATGGCGATGACCACGAGAAGCTCAATCAGAGTAAATCCTCGCTGTTGTGACCGGTCACCAGTTCGTATTGCATTCCTCAACATACTTGTCAGATAACTTCGGGGAGCTGTCGCGGCAGACAAATAAATTGGAGGTGCGATCGCAGCACCTCTGTTCACTGATGTTATACGCATACTGAAGGATAGTGCACAAATTCCGGCGGACTTGCGACTTCATCCCGCGATTCACCTGTGGCGCACATCAATCAGATCCACTTCTTCAAACTTACCGATACTCATATTTGATCCACCCACTGCGATCAGATGGTTGTCATCCAGCGGCAGCAGCCGGTGAAAGAATCGTGGTGTCAGTCCGGTTGCGACGACGTCCCATCGTGAACCGTCAGATGATAATCGCTGCAGGTGGCCCGTGACTGTCGTCACGTACAGTGATCCGCCGGTTGCAAAAGCGGATGCTCCAAACCCGGTCATCCGGCCGGACGACAGTTCCTGCTCCTGCTTTTGTCCCTCACTTGCTGCGTCTGGCTGTTGAACAAACAGTGAAGGTCCTTCGGACCATTCTCCCGTCGCCGGATCGTACACCGCCACCGCTGTCGTGGGACCGTCTTTTTTTTGCATTCCGCCAATGACATACAGTCGGCCGTGATGAGCCGCCAGGGCAAGAGCCCGTCGCTGAAACGGCGGGTCGGTAATCGCTTCCCACTTCAGGTTTGCCGCGGTCAGATTGAGCTTCCATGCCGTAGTCTGCCATGTGGTATCGCCGTCACCCATCATCCAGCCACCGACAACATAAATGCAGTCGCCAACGACGGCCGCGTCATGGGAAGAACGGCGTTCCGGCAGAGGTGGCAGTTGTTCCCACGTACCGAGGGCCGGGTCAAAACCGGCGACGCAGTCCTGTGAATGCAGATCGTGTTCTTCGCCTTCGGAATTGAGTGCCGTAAAACCGCCAATGCGGTAGAGTTTTCCGCCATGAGTCACCAGAGCAAGACCCTGCAGGTGAGGTCCCGTTGCAATCGTGGACCATTGACCGGTCTTCAGGTCCAGTCGTGTCAGTTCATTGGATTGTTCTTCAGTAGAATAAGAGTGAGCATTCCCGGTATGACCCCCGTACATGTAAATTTGGCTGTTCACAACGGCCGCACCAAAGCTGGTCACCGGTCGCGGCAGGTTTGGGAGCCCGGTCGCCACAGTCGATAAACCAGACTCCGGTATTGAAAGAGCAATGGTGCAGTAGTGTCGGGTTTCCGGATATTTCTTTCCGCTAAGTTCGCCTGCGTTTTTCTGGATATGCCGCACCAGGACAGAGTGGATTCCGGAATCCGTCACCGCAAAAACGGCTTCACCTTTTGGACTGGTGTTGCCTGTAAATTCACCCATACCGGGGCGGGTAACGGTCACCCTTGCACCGGCAGCCGGTTTTTCGTCGAACAGTACTCTCAGTGTCACCGAACCATTGGCAAGTGCGGGATGAATGTCCAGACGCAGGTCATCAGCGGTAACCGCCGTTGTCCACGCAAAATCGGTGACGTCGGGGCCGCCTTTCGCGTAGTATTTAAGTCGAAAGACCTGGTCACCTCGATCCATCACTCCAAAGTCATAGGAAGTAACCACAAGATTGTGCCCCGTGAATTTTGTGGTCCCCTTCAAAGTTGTGTCCGTACGTGCGATTGGCAGGTCGACTGCTGCCGCATTGCCGGACACATTTTGCAGGCGTAAATTGCTTAGCTGCGATAAAAAATCGGTACTGTTGTCGAGAGCGTCCTCACCAAAATAGACGTGAATAACCGACGGCCCATCTGTATCCGTCCTGGGGATCAGCCAGATGAAATGAGCCAGTGTCGTATTGCACATACTTGTGGGGAGTAGTGCTAAAATGACCACGAGAGTTCGGATCATGTTCTTTGTCCTGAATCAAACAGTAACCAGGGAATGCAGCAAACGCATTTTAGCAGATTTGCGAAAACGCAGCCCACTTGCTTTGTCGTCTGTTGTGCGTTTTCGTTGAGTGGACAGTCCTGCAAATGTATTCTGTCTTACGGGTTGAACTGGAACATGAGTTGAGCGTCGAAAACACGTTTTTCAGACGAGCGGCCAGGGCTGAATCAGGGCCTCAAAAATAAACCGGCATTGGCTTGGTGCGGGGACTCCTGCTGGTCGTGTGTGTTCATTCACCCAGGTTGCGAACAGCACGACTGGCAGTGCACCTGCAGAGCATATCGACAGGTGCCACACCCGGCAGGAATGTTCCACGAATCGGTTGAACGCCCAATTGTACCCGGAAACCGTTCTTAACCCGGCAAACACAAGAGTACAACTTTTCTGTCCGAACGATAGACTGTGTTGACTTGGATATCTTTCGCTTTATTTCTTCAAATTCAATGACCCTGACATGTTGAGTTTTTCAGACCAAATCCGATTACTTGCGGCAGCAATTCTGTTGGTTGCCGGCTCTGCTGAATCTGCTGACTGGACCGAATTTCGTGGTCCCAACGGCCAGGGGCATGCGAAAGCGACCGAACTGCCTGTGAGCTGGAGTGAAAGTGAGAATATTGCGTGGAAGGTTGACCTGCCGGGGGCAGGCTGGTCTTCACCTGTTGTTGCGGACGGTCGGGTTTATATGACCACCGCTGTGGTCGACGGTACCGGTGAGAACGTAGTCCGATCGCTGCGCTGTCTTTGCCTGAACGCCGAAAACGGAGCAATCGTTTGGAATAACGAAGTGTTTGGCCAGCAGGGCACCGAAGTGGAAATTCACAACAAAAACAGCCATGCGAGTGCTACTCCTGTGCTGGATGGAGACCGGCTGTATGTTCACTTTGGCCCGCACGGTACAGCGTGTCTGAATGTTGATGGTTCTGTGATCTGGAAAAATCAGAATCTGGTGTATGCGTCCGTGCATGGTAATGGTGGGTCGCCAGCTCTTGCCGACAACATTCTGATCATGTGTTGTGACGGAAGAGATAAGCGATTTGTTGTCGGACTGGACAAACTGACGGGCAGAGAGATCTGGCGAACCGATCGGGAACTTGAACCAGCGAGTGGGTTCAGCTTTTCCACGCCTACGCTTCTGAATGCTGAGGGTCGATTGCAGGCGATTTGTCCCGGGAGTGGGGGAGTCTGGTCATACGACCCGAAAACCGGCAGGCAACTGTGGCGAGTTGCTTACGGTGAAGGTTATTCGGTTGTTCCCCGGCCTGTTGTGGGGCATGGAATGGTGTACGTGTGCAGCGGGTATGGCGACCGGCAGTTATTTGCCATTGATCCGACCGGCCACGGGGAGGTGTCGGACTCTCACGTGAAATGGAAGAGAAAAAAAGCTGTACCCCGTTGCTCGTCGCTTTTGGTGATTGGTGACGAGGTCTATATGGTCGATGATGGGGGTATTGCCAGTTGCGTGGACGCGGTTTCCGGAAAAGTTCACTGGCAGCACAGACTTTCAGGCGAGTATTCTGCATCTCCATCGTTTGCCGATGGTATGATTTACTTTCAAAATGAGACAGGGGTCACCACCGTTGTCAAACCCGGCTTGGAATACGGTGAAGTTGCGAAGAACAAACTTGGTGACGGCAAAGAACGCAC from Fuerstiella sp. carries:
- a CDS encoding DUF1501 domain-containing protein → MLFQNHDAAQSRRRFFHRAAHGTMGAALAYLANRDATGRDTISGVDGIRPATDGPRRIYDFQPRQTHFPAKAKAVIHLFMNGGPSQVDLFDPKPELDRRHGQPYFNEIAQDVSSPESAGGLLRSPFQFDRYGESGAWVSDVMPHLQKHVDKIAIIRSMYNSHSNHEPALFKIHSGRLLPGRPSVGAWIAYGLGSVNQNLPAYVVLDDPLGLPVNTVQSWQNGFLPPVYQGTRIRSQGSPILNLHAQNADPDPIVRMQRDLLRRIDNIHRKQRPNNLELDARISSYELAARMQLEAADVLDISQESQATLKAYGVGNETTDSYARRCIMARRMVERGVRFVQLYINGQIWDNHSDISNALPSACNRTDQPVAQLLEDLQQRGLLDDVLVVWGGEFGRLPIAQVSDKTKMKVAGRDHGPRGFSLWMAGGGIKPGVSYGNTDDLGFAAVENPVSIADWHATILHQLGLHHEDLFFERNGLKEKLTDTFKPRIVREILV
- a CDS encoding DUF1559 domain-containing protein, which encodes MRITSVNRGAAIAPPIYLSAATAPRSYLTSMLRNAIRTGDRSQQRGFTLIELLVVIAIIAILLSLLLPAVQQAREAARRTTCKNNLKQISLAVHNYMEVALVLPPSACINPEITVTGNNGSWSVHGRILPFLDQSNLYNSVDLTEAWDFQTAIDGLKIPVYVCPSDPRSDEARDPGSGKVTLYPTNYGFNFGTWFVYDPVTGNGGDGVFFPNAGLSAAAITDGFSNTLLVSEVKAWQPYRRNGGPATTAVPAGIEEAEAAAASGIQFKNTGHTEWPDGRVHHHGFTTVMTPNSVVPCTDGSQTFDCDYNSWQEGNQGISGNASYAVITSRSHHPGIVQAALVDGSVRSVSENIDLNIWRAVGTRAGGEITGEF
- a CDS encoding PQQ-binding-like beta-propeller repeat protein — translated: MLSFSDQIRLLAAAILLVAGSAESADWTEFRGPNGQGHAKATELPVSWSESENIAWKVDLPGAGWSSPVVADGRVYMTTAVVDGTGENVVRSLRCLCLNAENGAIVWNNEVFGQQGTEVEIHNKNSHASATPVLDGDRLYVHFGPHGTACLNVDGSVIWKNQNLVYASVHGNGGSPALADNILIMCCDGRDKRFVVGLDKLTGREIWRTDRELEPASGFSFSTPTLLNAEGRLQAICPGSGGVWSYDPKTGRQLWRVAYGEGYSVVPRPVVGHGMVYVCSGYGDRQLFAIDPTGHGEVSDSHVKWKRKKAVPRCSSLLVIGDEVYMVDDGGIASCVDAVSGKVHWQHRLSGEYSASPSFADGMIYFQNETGVTTVVKPGLEYGEVAKNKLGDGKERTFASFAFLQNAILLRSELHLYCIQKL